Proteins co-encoded in one Arachis hypogaea cultivar Tifrunner chromosome 13, arahy.Tifrunner.gnm2.J5K5, whole genome shotgun sequence genomic window:
- the LOC112738441 gene encoding proteasome subunit beta type-2-B — MECVFGLVGNGFAIVVADTSAVHSILVHKSNEDKIMVLDSHKLIAASGEPGDRVQFTEYIQKNVALYQFRNGIPLTTAAAANFTRGELATALRKNPYFVNVLLAGYDKETGPSLYYIDYIATMHKVDKGAFGYGSYFSLSMMDRHYHSGMSVEEAIDLVDKCIMEIRSRLVVAPPNFVIKIVDKDGARQYAWRESVKDAPVPSA; from the exons atggAGTGCGTATTTGGCTTGGTGGGTAACGGGTTCGCGATCGTGGTGGCGGACACGTCGGCGGTTCACAGCATCCTTGTACACAAGTCCAACGAAGACAAGATCATGGTCCTCGACTCCCACAAACTCATCGCCGCCAGCGGTGAGCCGGGTGACAG GGTTCAGTTCACCGAGTACATACAGAAGAACGTGGCTCTCTACCAGTTCCGTAATGGGATCCCTTTGACCACTGCCGCCGCTGCCAATTTCACCCGTGGCGAGTTAGCCACCGCTCTTCGCAAG aacCCCTACTTTGTGAACGTTCTTCTTGCTGGTTATGACAAGGAGACAGGCCCTTCACTTTACTACATTGACTACATTGCGACAATGCACAAGGTTGACAAGGGAGCTTTTGGTTATGGCTCGTACTTTTCGTTGTCAATGATGGACAGACACTACCACAGTGGAATGTCAGTGGAAGAAGCAATTGATCTGGTAGATAAATGCATTATGGAAATCAGGTCGAGGTTGGTTGTGGCACCACCAAACTTTGTTATCAaaattgttgacaaggatggagCTAGACAGTATGCATGGCGTGAATCAGTGAAGGATGCTCCAGTTCCCTCAGCTTGA